The following proteins come from a genomic window of Flavobacterium eburneipallidum:
- a CDS encoding glycosyltransferase gives MKVLHILDELKFSGAEIMYVAAAEEFKQLGCKLYVVNTAVQFGEFAPEFEKAGYTVLHLPYKKGILNKLRFYKTIWKFIDSENIDVVHNHHLAMYAVLSAFTKIKKLKSVFTFHNVYPSKWYTHIYHIWKRRISRSLFDCKMHTISDSVYWHEKKFYNNESFLINNWYDSAHFSSGSLLEKIAIREEIGVPKDAFVIISIGGCSHIKQHHDIIAILPKLIATIPEIIYLHLGEGNTLCEEMNLAKELNIDGHIKFIGNKRNVRKYLVASDLYLMPSKFEGISLTTIEALACKIPSILYDVPGLRDFNIENECSILVKDEPNELMNAILILKNDIEKQDLIKSNGEELVKRKYYLQNNVKQIFDLYS, from the coding sequence ATGAAGGTTCTCCATATTCTGGATGAGCTCAAATTTTCAGGTGCTGAAATTATGTATGTGGCAGCAGCTGAAGAGTTTAAGCAGTTAGGGTGTAAGTTGTATGTGGTAAACACTGCTGTACAATTTGGAGAGTTTGCTCCAGAATTTGAAAAAGCGGGTTATACTGTATTACACTTACCTTATAAAAAAGGTATTCTTAATAAGTTAAGATTTTATAAAACGATTTGGAAATTTATAGACTCTGAAAATATTGACGTTGTACACAATCATCATTTAGCAATGTATGCGGTTTTGTCAGCCTTTACAAAAATAAAAAAGTTAAAGTCTGTTTTTACTTTTCACAATGTGTATCCTTCTAAGTGGTATACTCACATTTACCATATATGGAAACGAAGAATTTCAAGATCTCTTTTTGATTGCAAGATGCACACTATAAGTGATTCCGTTTATTGGCATGAGAAAAAATTTTATAATAACGAATCTTTTTTGATTAATAATTGGTATGATAGTGCTCATTTTTCTTCAGGAAGTTTGTTAGAGAAAATCGCAATTCGAGAAGAAATTGGAGTTCCAAAAGATGCTTTTGTGATTATTTCTATAGGAGGCTGTAGTCATATTAAGCAACATCATGACATTATAGCTATTTTGCCAAAATTGATTGCTACAATTCCAGAAATAATCTATTTGCATTTAGGTGAAGGAAATACATTATGCGAAGAGATGAATTTAGCTAAAGAATTGAATATTGATGGTCATATAAAGTTTATAGGTAACAAGAGAAATGTAAGGAAATATTTAGTTGCATCCGATTTGTATCTAATGCCCAGTAAGTTTGAAGGAATTTCATTGACCACTATCGAAGCTTTGGCTTGTAAAATTCCTTCCATTTTATATGACGTTCCTGGATTAAGAGATTTTAATATTGAAAATGAATGTTCAATATTAGTTAAAGATGAACCAAATGAACTTATGAATGCCATATTGATTCTTAAAAATGATATTGAAAAGCAAGACCTTATAAAAAGTAATGGTGAAGAATTAGTGAAGAGAAAATATTATTTACAGAACAATGTAAAGCAAATCTTTGATTTGTATTCATAA
- a CDS encoding acyltransferase: MKKILVDLIKNNKSIMIVMGFVYSFFSILSIKRRSGNSIILKSAFLKKTKIRIDGKNNLIFIHPENRLNNCLLHISGNNCHIIIGEHCILSNTELWIEDDGGTIEIGYRTTIEGGHIAATEGKAIAIGEDCMFSHRIEIRNGDSHAIYDKESKQRINTAQSIVVGNHVWLGADAKILKGASIADNSIVATGAIVTGKHEDSDAIYGGIPAKKIKEGITWIRERSLKEDCK, translated from the coding sequence ATGAAAAAAATACTGGTAGATTTAATAAAAAATAATAAATCCATAATGATCGTTATGGGCTTTGTTTATAGTTTCTTTTCGATTTTGAGTATAAAACGCAGATCGGGAAACAGCATAATTTTGAAATCCGCTTTTTTAAAGAAAACCAAGATTAGAATTGATGGGAAAAATAATCTGATATTCATTCATCCTGAAAATAGATTGAACAACTGTTTGTTACATATTTCAGGAAATAATTGCCATATCATAATTGGAGAACATTGTATTTTGTCTAATACCGAGTTGTGGATTGAAGATGATGGAGGTACAATTGAAATTGGATATAGAACAACCATCGAGGGTGGACATATTGCAGCAACAGAAGGAAAAGCTATTGCTATTGGAGAAGACTGTATGTTTTCGCATAGAATAGAGATAAGGAATGGTGATAGTCATGCTATTTACGATAAAGAGTCTAAACAAAGAATCAATACTGCGCAATCGATAGTAGTTGGAAATCATGTTTGGTTAGGTGCAGATGCTAAAATTTTAAAAGGAGCAAGTATTGCAGACAATTCAATTGTAGCAACTGGTGCTATAGTAACTGGTAAACATGAGGATTCGGATGCCATATATGGAGGTATTCCCGCAAAGAAAATTAAAGAAGGAATCACTTGGATTAGAGAACGATCGTTGAAAGAGGATTGTAAATAA
- a CDS encoding glycosyltransferase gives MKKILVFHPALAPYRIDYFNFLSDFFEVEIVFVYDNVWNHKFDQDKLLSQLKCSYSFLLKGPEYKGRVLRFGMLKVIRRFNPDIILGYEYSFTTQYLILLKSSGVISQKLGSTIDDSVQICDEVQSKFRFLARHYAIKRLDFILVLSKEVGGYYQQYFNLSEKRTVVFPIVQFPERLRANSNQLEQLAEQYCQQYDLKGQKVLLFVGRFIPPKALPLFVKTIATVLQKNTDVKLVLVGEGEEKSAILSAIKDNSLESKVILPGRFEGEELLAWYLCASGFVLPSTYEPFGAVVNEALIFGLPVFCSQYAGAASLLKDALSMLFDPTDANASIERVQIFLKNIKKIESIALLDKPSKTLFDKNVIEQELKKINDL, from the coding sequence ATGAAAAAAATACTTGTTTTTCATCCAGCTTTAGCTCCGTATAGAATTGATTACTTTAATTTTTTGAGTGATTTTTTTGAGGTAGAAATCGTCTTTGTTTACGATAATGTTTGGAATCATAAATTTGATCAAGACAAACTACTTTCTCAACTAAAGTGTTCTTATTCTTTTCTGCTTAAAGGCCCTGAATACAAAGGCCGTGTTTTGCGTTTTGGAATGCTTAAAGTCATAAGGCGATTTAATCCAGATATCATTTTAGGCTATGAATATTCATTTACCACACAATATTTGATTTTACTTAAAAGTTCAGGAGTAATTAGTCAAAAATTAGGTTCTACTATTGATGATAGTGTTCAAATTTGTGATGAAGTACAATCCAAGTTTCGATTTTTGGCTCGCCATTATGCCATAAAAAGATTGGATTTTATTTTGGTTTTATCCAAAGAAGTTGGTGGGTATTACCAACAGTATTTTAATCTTTCGGAAAAACGAACAGTTGTTTTTCCAATTGTACAATTTCCAGAGCGGTTAAGAGCCAATTCCAATCAGTTAGAACAATTGGCAGAACAGTATTGTCAACAATATGATTTGAAAGGACAAAAAGTTTTATTGTTTGTGGGTCGATTTATCCCGCCAAAAGCGCTTCCGCTTTTTGTAAAAACAATCGCTACTGTTTTGCAAAAAAATACGGATGTCAAATTGGTTTTGGTAGGCGAAGGCGAGGAAAAATCGGCAATACTATCTGCTATAAAAGATAATAGTTTAGAATCCAAAGTAATACTGCCAGGACGGTTTGAAGGCGAAGAATTATTAGCTTGGTATTTGTGTGCTTCTGGTTTTGTATTGCCTAGTACGTATGAGCCTTTTGGTGCAGTGGTAAACGAAGCCTTAATTTTTGGGCTTCCTGTTTTTTGTTCTCAATATGCTGGAGCTGCCAGTTTATTAAAAGATGCTTTAAGCATGCTCTTTGATCCTACTGATGCGAATGCTAGTATTGAGAGAGTACAGATTTTTTTGAAAAATATCAAAAAAATAGAAAGTATAGCATTATTAGATAAGCCATCCAAAACATTATTTGATAAAAATGTTATTGAGCAGGAATTAAAGAAAATAAACGATTTGTAA
- a CDS encoding acyltransferase yields the protein MFLNKSRIKYSWFKCTSKNSFIVNKSTVIKSRIYVVGVNNKLNINNCFLENSIITIDGIGNLVEVEAGVKLRKVNLIIRGNNCSVRIGKDTTFGGARIVNVGSDNSIVIGNNCLFADKIEIWASDTHAIYDENGNWINKEKPIIIESNVWVGSKVTILKGVKIGDGSIIGMETLLTKDVKAKTIVAGNPAREIKKNVYWTLDYPLQNNKF from the coding sequence ATGTTTTTAAATAAATCAAGAATAAAATATTCTTGGTTTAAGTGTACAAGTAAAAATTCTTTTATAGTAAATAAATCTACAGTTATTAAATCAAGAATCTATGTAGTTGGCGTAAACAACAAGTTGAATATAAATAATTGTTTTTTAGAGAATTCAATTATTACAATTGATGGAATAGGTAATTTAGTTGAAGTTGAAGCGGGCGTAAAATTACGTAAGGTAAATTTAATTATCCGTGGAAATAATTGTTCAGTAAGAATTGGAAAAGACACGACTTTTGGAGGAGCAAGAATAGTGAATGTAGGGTCTGATAATTCCATAGTAATTGGTAACAACTGTTTGTTTGCAGACAAAATAGAGATTTGGGCTAGTGATACTCATGCTATTTATGATGAAAATGGAAATTGGATCAATAAAGAGAAACCAATCATTATTGAAAGTAATGTTTGGGTAGGTAGTAAAGTTACCATACTAAAAGGAGTAAAAATAGGTGATGGTTCTATTATTGGGATGGAAACATTGTTAACGAAGGATGTTAAAGCCAAAACTATTGTAGCCGGAAATCCGGCTAGAGAAATTAAAAAAAATGTTTACTGGACATTAGATTATCCTTTACAAAATAATAAATTTTAG
- a CDS encoding glycosyltransferase family 2 protein, translated as MINFKSIAVLLTCHNRSEKTVTCLTNLYKCIIPENYVLEIFLVDDGSTDGTAEKIKTQFPAVTIIQGDGNLFWNRGMYLAWQTAANTKDFDYYLWLNDDTFLFEKAIVSILNQNDVKAIVCGTTQSVENGKITYGGFKKNPDRLVQPNGSFQECDYCNGNFVLIPKEVFEIVGNLDPIFHHAVGDFDYSLRAKKMGVNVFVAPDYIGYCEAHSSVPKWQSTSVSVSTRLKSLYSATSGCYPPEFFVFDRRHNGFFVACFHYFTIHLRAIVPSLWNFKSN; from the coding sequence ATGATAAATTTTAAATCTATAGCTGTTTTATTAACCTGCCATAACAGAAGTGAAAAGACGGTTACCTGTCTAACTAATCTTTATAAATGTATCATTCCTGAAAACTATGTTTTAGAAATTTTTTTAGTTGATGATGGTTCAACTGACGGAACAGCAGAAAAAATTAAAACCCAGTTCCCAGCGGTTACTATTATTCAAGGCGATGGTAATTTATTCTGGAATCGAGGCATGTATTTAGCTTGGCAAACGGCAGCAAATACTAAAGATTTTGACTATTATTTATGGTTGAATGACGATACATTTTTATTTGAAAAAGCTATTGTTTCTATTTTAAATCAAAATGATGTCAAAGCTATAGTTTGTGGGACAACTCAATCTGTTGAAAATGGAAAAATTACTTATGGAGGATTTAAGAAAAATCCTGATAGACTAGTCCAGCCTAACGGCTCTTTTCAGGAATGTGATTATTGCAACGGTAATTTTGTTTTGATTCCTAAAGAGGTGTTTGAGATTGTTGGCAATTTAGATCCGATATTTCACCATGCAGTAGGCGATTTTGATTATAGCCTTAGGGCTAAAAAAATGGGTGTAAACGTATTTGTTGCTCCAGATTATATAGGATATTGTGAAGCGCATTCCAGTGTTCCTAAATGGCAATCTACTTCTGTGTCTGTTAGCACTAGATTGAAAAGTTTGTATTCAGCCACCAGTGGTTGTTATCCACCAGAGTTTTTTGTTTTCGACAGAAGGCACAATGGTTTTTTTGTTGCTTGTTTTCATTATTTTACGATACATTTAAGAGCGATTGTTCCTTCTTTATGGAATTTTAAATCAAATTAA
- a CDS encoding glycosyltransferase: MTNNKQKIFQLISSINLGGAENVAFHLSEQCLVDSPTVAEFTIVELYRSHTDYANAKRIELKEKKIKTYSLFKGNKRLSLIFAPFVLLKLFQKEKPTIIHSHTDLPDCVLASTIRLMNLFRMTVPKIIRTIHNTALWPTNPRLGLYTEVAFQNDSIVGVSKAALEAYFKIRKDNQLTISPQNKVIYNGCNLPLATDIEIDLNPNKINILFCGRFEYQKGVDVLIERIKTINKLYADRFHFYFIGDGQLVENVLELTKEYDNVFRHSAIASISNKLHHFDFVLMPSRFEGFGLVSVEASFSKVPVIASKVAGLNETLPEDWSLWFDLNNEQELVSIFEKIANKEVDLKQLKEESFTFVNTYFAMKIMIEEYDKVYCQSLLSINN; encoded by the coding sequence ATGACAAACAACAAGCAAAAAATTTTTCAATTGATTTCTTCGATTAATTTGGGAGGAGCTGAAAATGTTGCTTTTCATTTAAGCGAGCAATGCCTTGTTGATAGTCCTACAGTTGCCGAATTTACTATTGTGGAACTGTATCGGTCGCATACGGATTATGCCAATGCCAAACGTATTGAATTAAAAGAAAAGAAGATAAAAACATATAGCCTGTTCAAAGGAAACAAACGATTGAGTTTAATTTTTGCTCCTTTTGTTTTATTGAAGCTTTTTCAAAAAGAAAAACCAACTATCATACATTCTCACACGGATTTGCCTGATTGTGTTTTGGCTAGTACGATACGTCTCATGAATTTGTTCAGGATGACTGTTCCAAAAATAATTCGTACGATTCACAATACAGCATTATGGCCTACCAATCCTCGATTGGGATTATATACAGAAGTTGCTTTTCAAAACGATAGCATTGTGGGAGTTTCAAAAGCAGCACTTGAGGCTTATTTTAAAATTAGAAAAGATAACCAATTGACTATATCTCCTCAAAATAAAGTGATATACAATGGTTGTAATTTACCTCTTGCAACAGATATTGAAATTGACCTGAATCCTAATAAAATTAATATTCTTTTTTGTGGTCGTTTCGAATATCAGAAAGGGGTTGATGTTTTGATAGAAAGGATTAAGACGATCAATAAATTGTATGCTGATCGATTCCATTTTTATTTCATTGGTGATGGACAATTAGTTGAGAACGTTTTAGAGCTGACCAAGGAATATGATAATGTTTTTAGACATAGCGCTATTGCTTCTATTTCGAATAAATTACATCATTTTGATTTTGTACTGATGCCTTCGCGTTTTGAAGGATTTGGTTTGGTTTCAGTTGAAGCCTCTTTTTCTAAAGTACCTGTTATTGCTTCTAAAGTGGCAGGATTGAACGAAACTTTACCTGAAGATTGGAGCTTGTGGTTTGATCTCAATAATGAACAAGAATTAGTATCCATTTTTGAAAAAATTGCCAATAAGGAAGTGGATTTAAAACAACTTAAGGAAGAATCTTTTACTTTTGTTAATACATATTTTGCAATGAAAATTATGATTGAGGAGTATGATAAAGTGTATTGCCAGAGTTTGTTATCGATTAATAATTAA